A stretch of Myxococcus hansupus DNA encodes these proteins:
- a CDS encoding amino acid ABC transporter ATP-binding protein, which produces MIEVEKLSKRYDGRLVLDGIDATFAPGEVTALVGPSGGGKSTLLRCLNGLESFDAGVVRVGSDALAPGDVRAQGEKVRSIRRRVGFVFQQWHLFAHRTALGNVTEAPLHVKGVGRKEALERGRELLEKVGLSHRQDAYPSELSGGEQQRVAIARALAMEPEVLLMDEPTSALDPERVGALIDLLEQLRSEGLTLVSVTHEMRFARELASRVLVLYGGRIIEEGPPERVLASPHHERTRAFLGLGRVASLRTMGA; this is translated from the coding sequence ATGATTGAAGTCGAGAAGCTGAGCAAGCGCTACGACGGGCGGCTGGTGCTGGATGGCATCGACGCCACCTTCGCACCGGGCGAGGTGACGGCGCTCGTGGGCCCCTCCGGTGGTGGCAAGAGCACGCTGCTGCGCTGCCTCAATGGCCTGGAGTCCTTCGACGCGGGCGTGGTGCGGGTGGGCTCGGACGCGCTGGCGCCGGGCGACGTCCGCGCGCAGGGCGAGAAGGTCCGGAGCATCCGCCGCCGCGTGGGCTTCGTCTTCCAGCAGTGGCACCTGTTCGCGCACCGCACGGCGCTGGGCAACGTGACGGAGGCGCCCCTGCACGTGAAGGGCGTGGGGCGGAAGGAGGCCCTGGAGCGGGGCCGGGAGCTGCTGGAGAAGGTGGGCCTGTCCCACCGCCAGGACGCGTATCCCTCCGAACTCTCCGGTGGAGAGCAGCAGCGGGTGGCCATTGCCCGCGCGCTGGCGATGGAGCCCGAGGTGCTGCTGATGGACGAGCCCACCAGCGCGCTGGACCCGGAGCGCGTGGGCGCGCTCATCGACCTGTTGGAGCAGCTCCGCTCGGAGGGCCTCACGCTGGTCTCCGTGACGCACGAGATGCGCTTCGCGCGGGAGCTCGCCTCGAGGGTGCTGGTGTTGTACGGCGGGCGCATCATCGAGGAGGGGCCGCCCGAGCGGGTGCTCGCCAGTCCGCACCATGAGCGCACGCGGGCCTTCCTGGGGCTGGGCCGGGTGGCCTCGCTGCGGACGATGGGGGCGTGA
- a CDS encoding alpha/beta fold hydrolase, whose product MAFLGAFTRTEHLGLRGLAIGMMGPIARWARPGVVAAGLAAGTPVPFSRVPEVVPTTALERDSTWHRALAIHGEAPPPELRKLPVACVCIQGTRDVLVPPGTVNRLAASLPAGTPLHLLRGAGHVPYFTHPEDCARLLLPWLDALGPTAADVSPTVRPALTGVASSAA is encoded by the coding sequence GTGGCGTTCCTGGGCGCCTTTACCCGCACCGAGCACCTGGGCCTGCGCGGGCTCGCCATCGGGATGATGGGCCCCATCGCCCGGTGGGCCCGGCCTGGTGTCGTGGCGGCGGGGCTCGCCGCGGGGACGCCCGTGCCTTTCTCCCGCGTGCCGGAGGTGGTCCCCACCACGGCGCTGGAGCGCGACTCCACGTGGCACCGCGCGCTGGCCATTCACGGCGAAGCGCCGCCTCCAGAGCTTCGGAAGCTGCCGGTGGCGTGTGTCTGCATCCAGGGGACGCGTGACGTGCTGGTGCCGCCAGGCACGGTGAATCGGCTCGCCGCGTCACTGCCGGCCGGGACGCCCCTGCACCTGCTGCGGGGCGCGGGGCACGTGCCGTACTTCACCCACCCGGAAGACTGCGCCCGGCTCCTCCTGCCCTGGTTGGACGCCCTGGGCCCGACAGCGGCGGACGTTTCGCCCACGGTGCGACCAGCTCTCACTGGTGTGGCGAGCAGCGCCGCCTGA
- a CDS encoding DUF459 domain-containing protein, translated as MQNRLTRLLVTLLAVSAAPVSAASVQEASSAAVAPAAPLPAAAPAQEVARKHKVLLLGDSLIATGFGEYLQAQLDAHPRIQSARRAKSSTGLARPDFFDWMDVGREEVERHQPDVVIVILGGNDGQSLQDTQGGKPVPWGKAEWESGYRQRMEKFLGVLASPGRKIVWLELPATGLKRFEQKLGLIRTVQREVISSRQDAVHLDTRPFFTDAKGRALRQARVDGFRKPMRLRMEDGVHFTIAGGRYFANKVYPEVLGVLGLLQG; from the coding sequence ATGCAGAACCGCCTTACGCGATTACTCGTCACCCTTCTTGCTGTTTCCGCGGCACCCGTGTCGGCCGCCTCCGTTCAGGAGGCTTCGTCCGCCGCCGTTGCACCCGCCGCGCCGCTCCCCGCCGCCGCGCCCGCGCAGGAAGTCGCGCGCAAGCACAAGGTGCTGTTGCTGGGCGACAGCCTCATCGCCACCGGCTTCGGTGAGTATCTCCAGGCGCAGTTGGACGCGCACCCGCGCATCCAGTCCGCTCGCCGCGCGAAGTCCTCCACCGGGCTGGCCCGTCCCGACTTCTTCGACTGGATGGACGTGGGCCGCGAGGAGGTGGAGCGCCACCAGCCGGACGTCGTCATCGTGATTCTCGGTGGCAACGACGGCCAGTCGCTCCAGGACACGCAGGGTGGCAAGCCCGTCCCCTGGGGCAAGGCGGAGTGGGAGTCCGGGTACCGCCAGCGCATGGAGAAGTTCCTGGGCGTCCTCGCCTCGCCGGGCAGGAAGATTGTCTGGCTGGAGCTGCCGGCCACGGGGCTCAAGCGCTTCGAGCAGAAGCTGGGCCTCATCCGCACCGTCCAGCGCGAGGTCATCTCCTCCCGCCAGGACGCGGTGCATCTCGACACGCGCCCGTTCTTCACCGACGCGAAGGGCCGCGCGCTGCGGCAGGCCCGGGTGGATGGGTTCCGCAAGCCCATGCGGCTGCGCATGGAGGACGGGGTTCACTTCACCATCGCGGGGGGCCGCTACTTCGCCAACAAGGTGTACCCCGAGGTGCTCGGCGTGCTGGGGCTGCTCCAGGGCTAG
- a CDS encoding tetratricopeptide repeat protein has protein sequence MAVSKLASSAARLMKQGLLKEAALDFERAIEQDPKDASALLGLARLRLAQHDEPAARALLQKLVALHPTHPEALSHLARLDAEKGDARQLDLLAALASQPKAGYFEVVNHGRALLAHDRYAAAIPELERALQLLPGNAQTLTYLGMAYQGDQQLDRALRRYQEAAEINRTEHLPLQLAARVQLLQGHVGAAIVTLRQAILRSPRETALFREFASLCLMAGAPDAAMRAAIEIRLQLPDSADAIYLHGISAFVAGKDEDADRILREALAKAPDSAPVRIALAKVRRKLGDDAEARTLLEAAVAGDPTDVGAANDLAVLHLSRPGGAAAARTVLAEALKAHPDDTDVHLNMALALADSDKAQAVTHAKRAQASHRRDIREQAERLITALGGK, from the coding sequence ATGGCTGTCTCCAAGCTGGCATCCTCCGCCGCGCGCCTCATGAAGCAGGGCTTGCTGAAGGAAGCAGCCCTCGACTTCGAGCGCGCCATCGAACAGGACCCGAAGGACGCCAGCGCCCTGCTGGGGCTCGCGCGGCTGCGTCTGGCGCAGCACGACGAACCCGCGGCGCGGGCCTTGCTCCAGAAGCTGGTGGCCCTGCATCCCACGCATCCGGAGGCCTTGAGCCACCTGGCCCGGCTCGACGCGGAGAAGGGTGACGCTCGCCAGTTGGACCTGCTGGCGGCGCTCGCCTCGCAGCCCAAGGCGGGCTACTTCGAGGTGGTCAATCACGGCCGCGCATTGCTGGCGCATGACCGTTACGCCGCCGCCATTCCGGAGCTGGAGCGCGCGCTCCAATTGCTGCCGGGCAATGCCCAGACGCTGACGTACCTGGGCATGGCGTACCAGGGCGACCAGCAGTTGGACCGGGCGCTGCGCCGCTACCAGGAAGCGGCTGAAATCAACCGCACGGAGCACCTGCCGCTCCAGCTCGCCGCCCGCGTGCAGTTGCTGCAAGGGCACGTGGGCGCGGCCATCGTGACGCTGCGGCAGGCGATTCTGCGCAGCCCCCGGGAGACGGCCCTCTTCCGGGAGTTCGCGTCGCTGTGCCTCATGGCCGGCGCCCCCGACGCGGCGATGCGGGCCGCCATTGAAATCCGCCTCCAGCTTCCCGACAGCGCGGACGCCATCTACCTGCATGGCATCTCCGCCTTCGTGGCCGGCAAGGACGAGGACGCGGACCGGATTCTCCGTGAGGCGCTCGCCAAGGCCCCGGACTCCGCGCCGGTGCGCATCGCGCTCGCCAAGGTGCGCCGCAAGCTGGGTGATGACGCGGAGGCGCGGACGTTGTTGGAGGCCGCCGTGGCCGGAGACCCGACCGACGTGGGCGCCGCCAATGACCTGGCGGTGCTGCACCTGTCACGTCCGGGAGGCGCCGCCGCCGCGCGCACCGTCCTCGCCGAGGCATTGAAGGCGCACCCGGACGACACGGACGTGCACCTCAACATGGCCCTGGCTTTGGCGGACAGCGACAAGGCCCAGGCCGTCACGCACGCGAAGCGCGCTCAGGCCAGCCACCGCCGCGACATCCGCGAGCAGGCGGAGCGCCTGATCACCGCGCTCGGCGGGAAGTAG
- a CDS encoding Circumsporozoite protein has protein sequence MSPRIGNRSQPLPPPPPPPPARDPRVPPQGGRNNPRVDTQASASGSVEQPRHSALSGQSSFTAGGARTDVSGTGPGGIDTRAHVQGPTFTADASVDADIGLSGIDVSVDIDIEANLIEAGAGASKTVEFEIAGEEYSVELDLEALGKIGAEGSIELDLHVGTDGNVSINASASGFAGAQASLTGSIELKHEDNTLASGSITASASAGVSGDAHANIGINNGNLEFDVGVEATAGLGLGVEIEGSVNPGNVLRAVGETAAAAGGEVLENVVDGAINAGGAVADAAGEVFSNAADAVTGFVDDVGNGIKDAWNFIT, from the coding sequence ATGTCCCCCCGCATCGGAAACCGCTCGCAGCCGCTCCCGCCGCCGCCTCCCCCGCCGCCGGCCCGCGACCCGCGAGTTCCCCCGCAGGGCGGTCGCAACAACCCCCGCGTTGACACCCAGGCGTCCGCGTCGGGTTCCGTGGAGCAGCCCCGGCACAGCGCGCTGAGCGGCCAGTCCAGCTTCACGGCGGGCGGCGCTCGCACCGACGTGAGCGGCACGGGTCCGGGCGGCATCGACACCCGCGCGCACGTCCAGGGCCCCACGTTCACCGCGGATGCCTCAGTGGACGCGGACATCGGCCTGTCCGGCATCGACGTGAGCGTCGACATCGACATCGAGGCCAACCTCATCGAGGCGGGCGCCGGTGCCTCCAAGACGGTCGAGTTCGAGATCGCCGGTGAGGAGTACTCGGTCGAGCTGGACCTGGAAGCGCTGGGCAAGATTGGCGCCGAGGGAAGCATCGAGCTGGACCTGCACGTGGGCACCGACGGCAACGTGTCCATCAACGCCTCGGCCTCCGGCTTCGCGGGCGCGCAGGCCAGCCTGACGGGCTCCATCGAGCTGAAGCACGAGGACAACACGCTCGCGTCCGGCAGCATCACCGCCAGCGCCAGCGCGGGTGTCAGCGGCGACGCGCACGCCAACATCGGCATCAACAACGGCAACCTGGAGTTCGACGTCGGCGTGGAGGCCACCGCGGGCCTGGGCCTCGGCGTGGAAATCGAAGGCTCCGTCAACCCCGGCAACGTGCTGAGGGCCGTGGGTGAGACGGCCGCCGCCGCCGGTGGCGAGGTGCTGGAGAACGTGGTCGACGGCGCCATCAACGCGGGCGGCGCGGTGGCCGACGCGGCGGGCGAGGTGTTCAGCAACGCCGCCGACGCGGTGACGGGCTTCGTCGACGACGTGGGCAACGGCATCAAGGACGCCTGGAACTTCATCACCTAG
- a CDS encoding general secretion pathway protein GspE — translation METGSRRPLGEILLEQGVLNRAQLRVGLVHHHEVHVPLGRALVREGLCSDADVLRGLSVQLGVDAVDLEHTPPDAGLMRHIPIRLARQYRVVPLRMEKVLLDQGEREVLHVALPAPVSLEAVDAVRAVSGLPRVEPHIASDTALDQALLRLYGIQPAAEPSAPAAPVAGGPLLLYGWPPVTAVLISRLLARHGLQARMASPLEVLHTRPEDIVLAPLQAMEGLLAGEVHIEGALIVHGSSDDEGFERARELGARGFLASPRDEQLLIRAVRRLMPHRLSGGPDPAPHSH, via the coding sequence ATGGAGACCGGTTCACGACGTCCGCTCGGCGAGATTCTCCTGGAACAGGGAGTGCTCAACCGCGCCCAGCTCCGGGTCGGACTCGTGCATCACCACGAGGTCCACGTCCCGCTCGGCCGGGCGCTGGTACGCGAGGGCCTCTGCTCCGACGCCGACGTGCTCCGGGGACTCTCCGTGCAACTCGGCGTGGACGCGGTGGACCTGGAGCACACCCCACCCGACGCCGGACTGATGCGCCACATCCCCATCCGCCTGGCGCGGCAGTACCGCGTCGTCCCGCTGCGCATGGAGAAGGTCCTGCTGGACCAGGGCGAGCGCGAGGTCCTGCACGTGGCGCTGCCCGCCCCCGTGTCCCTGGAAGCCGTGGACGCGGTGCGCGCCGTGTCCGGACTGCCCCGCGTCGAACCCCACATCGCGTCGGATACGGCGTTGGACCAGGCCCTGCTGCGGCTCTATGGCATCCAGCCCGCCGCGGAGCCTTCCGCGCCCGCCGCACCCGTGGCCGGTGGGCCGCTGCTGCTCTACGGCTGGCCTCCCGTCACGGCCGTGCTCATCTCCCGGCTCCTCGCGAGGCACGGCCTCCAGGCCCGGATGGCCTCCCCCTTGGAGGTGCTGCACACCCGGCCGGAGGACATCGTGCTGGCGCCCCTCCAGGCCATGGAGGGACTGCTCGCGGGAGAGGTCCACATCGAGGGCGCGCTCATCGTCCACGGCAGCTCGGACGACGAGGGCTTCGAGCGGGCCCGGGAGCTCGGGGCGCGTGGCTTCCTGGCCAGCCCCCGCGATGAGCAGCTCCTCATCAGGGCCGTCCGCCGGCTGATGCCCCATCGGCTGTCCGGCGGCCCGGACCCGGCGCCCCACTCGCATTGA
- a CDS encoding arsenate reductase family protein: MAKDVLVLSYSGCGTCKKALKWLQEQGVTHQVRPIVDMPPTVAELKQWIARSGVSVRKWLNTSGQSYRALGKPKVDAASDAELVEWLAADGKLVKRPVLVTGDTVLVGFKPEAYEQLFASRG; the protein is encoded by the coding sequence ATGGCGAAAGACGTTCTCGTGCTCTCATATTCGGGCTGCGGCACCTGCAAGAAGGCGTTGAAGTGGTTGCAGGAGCAAGGTGTCACCCACCAGGTGCGCCCCATCGTCGACATGCCGCCCACCGTGGCGGAGCTGAAGCAGTGGATTGCCCGCAGCGGCGTGTCGGTCCGCAAGTGGCTCAACACCAGCGGCCAGAGCTACCGCGCGCTCGGCAAGCCCAAGGTCGATGCGGCCAGCGACGCGGAGCTGGTCGAGTGGCTCGCCGCGGACGGCAAGCTCGTGAAGCGCCCCGTGCTCGTCACCGGCGACACCGTCCTCGTGGGCTTCAAGCCCGAAGCCTACGAGCAGCTCTTCGCCTCGCGAGGTTGA
- a CDS encoding right-handed parallel beta-helix repeat-containing protein, with the protein MNALRVARSLFALPLLLVLAACSPEPNEPPPPGSGDAGVSDGGADSGTRDAGPDDDAGSDDAGTHDDAGSGGDDAGSDTDAGAGDAGSDVDAGAPDSGTDAGTSDAGSDVDAGAADSGTDAGSGTDAGTPDSGTDAGSADSGTDAGTPDSGTDAGTPDSGTDAGTPDSGTDAGTPDSGTDAGTPDSGTDAGSPDAGPEIPSDGGTIITGTLSGRLTVAGSPYRVVGNANGVVTIPRGQVLTVDPGVILDFRGRPEVTEADVDPESPDNVMNHQAGRVEVRVYGAIQVRGTAASPVLLTSTNPYGWWGMNFYGESSVGSGHPVFEHMIFEKVRKNEYNGDRDWTRGALWVFYPGPVTITDSVFRDNESSANCGALDLMFTDGSRVERTVFENNRIWEVDRFAQRGTYSMSGGGAVCITHGRNTVLRGNTFRGNSVEAFGGSLTTNLWERPILTWPNPQGIYDLGGGAAIHYFQPDNDLLEDNLFDGNFIPLGPGAAIQLEDIGGTRTVIMRGNRFINNRGGAGGVITCNRGSHTGELVITTSNVFSGNVVNGQPAANSTGTCGVVTQ; encoded by the coding sequence ATGAATGCCCTCCGTGTCGCGCGGTCGCTGTTCGCGTTGCCTTTGCTGCTGGTGCTCGCTGCGTGTTCGCCGGAGCCGAACGAACCGCCTCCTCCGGGGAGTGGTGACGCGGGCGTGAGTGACGGCGGCGCGGATTCGGGGACGCGGGATGCGGGCCCGGATGACGACGCGGGAAGCGACGACGCGGGCACGCATGACGATGCGGGCAGCGGCGGCGACGACGCAGGGAGCGACACCGACGCGGGGGCTGGGGACGCTGGCTCGGATGTCGACGCGGGAGCGCCGGACAGCGGCACCGACGCAGGCACGTCCGACGCAGGCTCGGATGTGGACGCGGGCGCAGCAGACAGCGGGACTGATGCCGGAAGCGGCACCGACGCGGGCACGCCGGACAGCGGCACCGATGCGGGTAGTGCGGACAGCGGCACCGACGCGGGCACGCCGGACAGCGGCACCGACGCAGGCACGCCGGACAGTGGCACCGACGCGGGCACGCCGGACAGCGGCACCGACGCAGGTACGCCGGACAGCGGAACAGATGCCGGCACGCCGGACAGCGGAACAGATGCCGGCTCGCCGGACGCGGGGCCCGAGATTCCGTCGGACGGAGGAACGATCATCACGGGGACGCTGTCCGGCCGGCTCACGGTGGCGGGTTCTCCGTACCGGGTGGTGGGCAATGCGAACGGGGTGGTGACGATTCCCCGAGGCCAGGTCCTCACGGTGGACCCGGGCGTCATCCTGGACTTCCGTGGCCGGCCCGAGGTGACCGAGGCCGACGTGGACCCGGAATCACCCGACAACGTGATGAACCACCAGGCGGGCCGCGTGGAAGTGCGCGTGTACGGAGCCATCCAGGTTCGCGGGACGGCGGCGTCGCCGGTGTTGCTGACGTCCACCAATCCCTATGGCTGGTGGGGCATGAACTTCTACGGCGAGAGCTCCGTAGGCTCGGGCCACCCGGTGTTCGAGCACATGATTTTCGAGAAGGTGCGCAAGAACGAATACAACGGCGACCGTGATTGGACGCGCGGCGCGCTGTGGGTCTTCTACCCGGGGCCGGTGACGATTACGGACTCGGTGTTCCGCGACAACGAATCCTCCGCGAACTGTGGCGCGCTGGACCTGATGTTCACCGATGGCTCGCGCGTGGAGCGCACCGTCTTCGAGAACAACCGCATCTGGGAGGTCGATCGTTTCGCGCAGCGGGGCACCTACTCCATGTCGGGCGGTGGGGCGGTGTGCATCACGCACGGGCGCAACACGGTGCTGCGAGGCAACACGTTCCGGGGCAATTCAGTGGAGGCTTTCGGTGGTTCGCTGACGACCAACCTCTGGGAGCGCCCCATCCTCACGTGGCCGAACCCGCAGGGCATCTACGACCTGGGCGGCGGCGCGGCCATCCACTACTTCCAGCCGGACAATGACTTGCTGGAGGACAACCTGTTCGACGGCAACTTCATCCCGCTGGGCCCTGGCGCGGCGATTCAGCTCGAGGACATCGGCGGTACGCGCACGGTCATCATGCGAGGCAACCGGTTCATCAACAACCGAGGCGGGGCAGGGGGCGTCATCACCTGCAACCGTGGCTCGCATACGGGGGAGCTGGTCATCACCACGAGCAACGTCTTCAGCGGGAACGTGGTGAACGGGCAGCCGGCGGCGAACTCGACGGGAACCTGCGGCGTCGTGACGCAGTAG
- a CDS encoding trypsin-like serine peptidase yields MTADTPRREPLRRAGHLLRDLSRVREALHPGGVEAIVAAHLPPSWRVPTSVAGKLSADSIRDELRSVLAMGAQVLARMEHLGEDAARTDAEQTALETVVAFFGRPALAVRNGSFGTPPVGWEVLEQHRADIERTIDATGRIELVGYGMLGTGFLVAEDLVMTNCHVAKEFCRRAADAWVLKLGVVPQVDWLGEHLRDAQAAFPIAGVAALHPVHDLALLRLGTAKGASLCPAPLRLASQGPSDAASRALYCVGYPMKDHTRTPPEVLLRIFSDTFGVKRLQPGELLSLDPAQQQLAHDCSTLGGSSGSPIVDLETHAVLGLHFGGTRQENHAVALWQLAEDPLLRRAGLRFDSP; encoded by the coding sequence GTGACGGCCGACACGCCACGCCGCGAGCCGCTGCGCCGAGCAGGCCACCTCCTCCGAGACCTCTCACGGGTCCGTGAGGCCCTGCACCCCGGCGGAGTGGAAGCGATTGTCGCGGCACACCTTCCGCCCTCCTGGCGGGTGCCTACCTCCGTGGCGGGCAAGCTGAGTGCTGACTCGATTCGCGATGAACTGCGCTCGGTTCTCGCGATGGGCGCCCAGGTGCTGGCTCGGATGGAGCACCTGGGCGAAGACGCAGCCCGCACCGACGCCGAACAGACCGCGCTGGAAACCGTGGTCGCCTTCTTCGGGCGCCCCGCGCTGGCCGTTCGCAATGGCAGCTTCGGCACGCCACCGGTCGGCTGGGAGGTCCTGGAGCAGCACCGCGCGGACATCGAACGGACCATCGACGCCACGGGCCGCATCGAGTTGGTGGGGTACGGAATGCTCGGCACGGGCTTCCTCGTCGCCGAGGACCTCGTGATGACCAACTGTCACGTGGCGAAGGAGTTCTGCCGACGGGCAGCAGACGCGTGGGTGCTGAAGCTCGGCGTGGTGCCGCAGGTCGACTGGTTGGGTGAACACCTGCGTGACGCGCAGGCGGCGTTTCCAATTGCGGGCGTCGCCGCCCTCCACCCCGTCCACGACCTGGCACTGCTGCGCCTGGGCACCGCGAAGGGGGCTTCGTTGTGCCCTGCCCCTCTGCGCCTTGCGTCGCAGGGGCCCAGTGATGCGGCCTCCCGCGCGCTGTACTGCGTGGGCTACCCGATGAAGGACCACACCCGGACGCCGCCCGAAGTGCTACTGCGCATCTTCTCGGACACGTTTGGCGTGAAGCGGCTCCAGCCCGGGGAGCTGCTCTCACTGGATCCGGCCCAGCAGCAGCTCGCGCACGACTGCTCCACGTTGGGAGGCAGCTCCGGCTCTCCCATCGTGGACCTGGAAACGCACGCCGTGCTGGGACTGCACTTCGGCGGCACCCGGCAGGAGAACCACGCCGTCGCCCTGTGGCAACTCGCGGAGGACCCGCTGCTGCGCCGCGCGGGCCTCCGCTTCGACAGCCCCTGA